A genome region from Sceloporus undulatus isolate JIND9_A2432 ecotype Alabama chromosome 1, SceUnd_v1.1, whole genome shotgun sequence includes the following:
- the PSMG1 gene encoding proteasome assembly chaperone 1 isoform X1, giving the protein MATFFGEVVALPSRAGLEEEEEEEAQEDCHIRLALEGKRKVDVVWNTTLNASTEEQFPCSKFILAVGQNAVAFLSSFVLSSGCWEVVGSVKLWNEWSRTSDRTNVLPTDSFCLFYRLISDPTILLCQCNCYVAEDQQFQWLEKEGRDRDRTMTSHPLYDHLQCLQVFGCMQKIDLQVLVLSSCSITDYKTTESILTLPSPFLKAVKTTAFKDQVCCSLLEQPNIVRDLPAAVLSYCQVWQIPAVFYQCYTDILKLDLVTVEVFQPVLSSKILKSLVKDISRSTELLTKLVTTNEIHNIYT; this is encoded by the exons ATGGCCACTTTCTTCGGGGAGGTGGTGGCTCTCCCTTCCCGCGCagggctggaggaggaagaggaggaggaagcgcaGGAGGACTGCCACATTCGCCTGGCCCTGGAGGGGAAAAG AAAGGTTGACGTTGTCTGGAATACAACATTAAATGCTTCTACAGAAGAGCAGTTTCCTTGCTCAAAGTTCATCTTGGCTGTGGGTCAGAATGCAGTAG CgttcttgtcttcctttgttttgAGTTCGGGATGCTGGGAGGTAGTTGGATCTGTGAAATTATGGAATGAGTGGTCAAGAACATCAGACAGAACCAATGTCCTTCCAACAGATTCATTCTGTTTATTTTATCGCTTGATTTCAGATCCTACT ATTTTATTGTGCCAGTGCAATTGTTATGTGGCTGAAGACCAACAGTTTCAGTGGCTTGAAAAG GAGGGACGGGAcagggacaggacaatgacatcccATCCCCTGTATGATCATCTCCAGTGCCTCCAg GTTTTTGGATGCATGCAGAAGATTGATTTACAAGTACTGGTTCTCTCATCATGTTCCATTACAGATTATAAAACAACAGAATCAATTTTaacacttccttctccttttctgaaaGCAGTAAAGACAACAGCGTTCAAAGATCAAGTCTGTTGTTCACTTCTAGAGCAGCCAAATATTGTACGGGATCTCCCTGCTGCAG TTCTCAGTTACTGTCAAGTGTGGCAAATCCCTGCAGTGTTTTATCAGTGTTACACTGATATCCTCAAACTGGATTTGGTAACAGTTGAAGTTTTCCAGCCTGTCCTGTCTTCCAAAATTCTAAAGAGTTTGGTTAAG GATATTTCAAGAAGCACAGAACTACTGACAAAATTGGTGACAACGAATGAGATTCATAACATCTACACTTAA
- the PSMG1 gene encoding proteasome assembly chaperone 1 isoform X2, protein MATFFGEVVALPSRAGLEEEEEEEAQEDCHIRLALEGKRKVDVVWNTTLNASTEEQFPCSKFILAVGQNAVAFLSSFVLSSGCWEVVGSVKLWNEWSRTSDRTNVLPTDSFCLFYRLISDPTILLCQCNCYVAEDQQFQWLEKVFGCMQKIDLQVLVLSSCSITDYKTTESILTLPSPFLKAVKTTAFKDQVCCSLLEQPNIVRDLPAAVLSYCQVWQIPAVFYQCYTDILKLDLVTVEVFQPVLSSKILKSLVKDISRSTELLTKLVTTNEIHNIYT, encoded by the exons ATGGCCACTTTCTTCGGGGAGGTGGTGGCTCTCCCTTCCCGCGCagggctggaggaggaagaggaggaggaagcgcaGGAGGACTGCCACATTCGCCTGGCCCTGGAGGGGAAAAG AAAGGTTGACGTTGTCTGGAATACAACATTAAATGCTTCTACAGAAGAGCAGTTTCCTTGCTCAAAGTTCATCTTGGCTGTGGGTCAGAATGCAGTAG CgttcttgtcttcctttgttttgAGTTCGGGATGCTGGGAGGTAGTTGGATCTGTGAAATTATGGAATGAGTGGTCAAGAACATCAGACAGAACCAATGTCCTTCCAACAGATTCATTCTGTTTATTTTATCGCTTGATTTCAGATCCTACT ATTTTATTGTGCCAGTGCAATTGTTATGTGGCTGAAGACCAACAGTTTCAGTGGCTTGAAAAG GTTTTTGGATGCATGCAGAAGATTGATTTACAAGTACTGGTTCTCTCATCATGTTCCATTACAGATTATAAAACAACAGAATCAATTTTaacacttccttctccttttctgaaaGCAGTAAAGACAACAGCGTTCAAAGATCAAGTCTGTTGTTCACTTCTAGAGCAGCCAAATATTGTACGGGATCTCCCTGCTGCAG TTCTCAGTTACTGTCAAGTGTGGCAAATCCCTGCAGTGTTTTATCAGTGTTACACTGATATCCTCAAACTGGATTTGGTAACAGTTGAAGTTTTCCAGCCTGTCCTGTCTTCCAAAATTCTAAAGAGTTTGGTTAAG GATATTTCAAGAAGCACAGAACTACTGACAAAATTGGTGACAACGAATGAGATTCATAACATCTACACTTAA